Proteins encoded in a region of the Deefgea piscis genome:
- a CDS encoding DUF1376 domain-containing protein, which yields MEMLQDSLINTWGLSTEQIGAYYLLLTASRINGGIPNNDKILQQITRLSAYQWKKHKPVLASYFTVTSTNWKPK from the coding sequence ATGGAAATGCTACAAGACAGTCTGATTAACACATGGGGGCTTTCAACCGAGCAGATTGGGGCTTATTACTTGCTACTAACGGCCAGCCGAATTAATGGCGGCATTCCGAATAACGACAAAATCTTGCAGCAAATCACAAGATTATCGGCCTACCAGTGGAAAAAACATAAGCCCGTTTTGGCGTCGTATTTCACTGTGACGAGCACTAACTGGAAACCAAAGTAG
- a CDS encoding tyrosine-type recombinase/integrase, with product MAKIEEILSKDLLDKLSTQDKGRSLKDGGGLTGVVHVDRGGGISVAFTYQFRVGKKRREKRCGTWPLKSLSKIRAERNRLRSLVSSGVDPIESAKDALIDAEREKQARLEQIKVEDALAQAQLVAAAELTMDDLFQSWDAHHGAQIDPSWRATRRSLWRCHISPCIGKKKISTVTAGEFFRHFDQMILDGKVGSARRALTFLKQVISWGLQRQLVASGHELLSLSLPVKLKVVSDDQKIENFNLEKFIAKNGAAIIGEDAEYGKAGRAIHFNELTILLSSRLPSSMQAITGKCIIRFMLATGIRASEAVKMRWAWISREECLIVFPAGAMKARKRHDVHLSPFALKQLEIMSELRINDFVFPAPIKENSSVLRGNVGSDITTRQFYCEDGESDEQYRKRLEVRLKNHRSRKEATLYNLPNGKWTLYDLRRTVATRLCELIGEDWGVVERILAHAPANTNSVTPKYARFASWNNRCWALNILGDALMLCEAGDDSRVNNFVLECQKRAPQIASR from the coding sequence GTGGCAAAAATAGAAGAAATACTCTCTAAAGACTTGCTTGATAAATTATCAACTCAAGACAAGGGGCGTTCACTGAAGGATGGTGGCGGCTTAACAGGTGTCGTTCATGTTGACCGTGGTGGTGGCATTAGTGTCGCATTTACCTACCAATTTCGAGTTGGTAAAAAACGTCGCGAAAAGCGATGCGGAACATGGCCTCTGAAAAGTTTGAGCAAAATTCGTGCTGAGCGTAATCGCCTGCGTAGTTTGGTGTCTTCAGGTGTCGACCCTATTGAGTCGGCAAAAGATGCGTTGATAGATGCTGAGCGCGAAAAGCAAGCGCGTTTAGAGCAAATAAAAGTGGAAGATGCCTTGGCTCAAGCTCAGTTAGTTGCGGCAGCAGAGTTGACTATGGATGATTTGTTTCAATCTTGGGATGCTCACCATGGTGCACAGATTGACCCCAGCTGGCGTGCGACAAGAAGATCTTTATGGCGATGCCACATTTCGCCGTGCATTGGAAAAAAAAAGATAAGTACCGTTACAGCCGGTGAGTTTTTTCGCCATTTTGACCAAATGATTTTGGATGGTAAGGTTGGGTCTGCGCGGAGAGCTTTAACATTTTTAAAGCAAGTTATTTCATGGGGGCTTCAGCGTCAATTAGTGGCTAGTGGTCATGAATTGCTGTCATTGTCGTTGCCTGTGAAATTGAAGGTCGTTAGCGACGACCAGAAAATTGAGAATTTCAATCTTGAGAAATTTATCGCTAAAAATGGCGCTGCAATCATTGGGGAAGATGCTGAGTATGGTAAAGCTGGACGAGCAATTCATTTTAATGAATTGACTATTTTATTGTCCAGCAGACTGCCTAGCTCAATGCAGGCGATTACTGGAAAATGTATTATTCGATTTATGCTGGCAACGGGTATACGTGCTTCTGAGGCGGTTAAAATGCGTTGGGCATGGATATCGAGAGAGGAGTGTTTAATTGTATTTCCTGCTGGAGCAATGAAGGCACGTAAGCGACACGATGTTCATCTATCGCCATTTGCATTAAAGCAGTTAGAAATAATGTCAGAACTTCGCATTAATGATTTCGTGTTTCCTGCCCCGATTAAAGAAAATTCATCGGTGTTGCGTGGCAATGTGGGTAGTGATATCACGACACGACAATTTTATTGTGAAGATGGGGAGTCTGATGAACAATATCGAAAACGTCTTGAGGTACGCTTAAAAAATCATCGTTCTAGAAAAGAGGCCACGTTATATAACCTGCCTAATGGAAAATGGACGTTATATGACTTGCGACGTACAGTGGCTACTAGATTGTGCGAGTTAATTGGTGAGGATTGGGGGGTGGTTGAGCGTATTTTGGCGCACGCACCTGCAAATACTAATTCAGTAACACCCAAATATGCGCGCTTTGCCAGTTGGAATAACCGTTGCTGGGCGTTAAATATTTTGGGCGATGCATTAATGCTTTGTGAAGCTGGTGATGATTCTCGAGTTAATAATTTTGTTTTAGAATGTCAAAAACGAGCGCCACAAATTGCATCTAGATGA
- the cas9 gene encoding type II CRISPR RNA-guided endonuclease Cas9 (Cas9, originally named Csn1, is the large, multifunctional signature protein of type II CRISPR/Cas systems. It is well known even to general audiences because its RNA-guided endonuclease activity has made it a popular tool for custom editing of eukaryotic genomes.) — protein sequence MQQAVSYDLGLDIGIASVGWCVLGERHIIDLGVRAFDKAETPDGESLNTARRTARLLRRRLRRRAWRLLKLSRLLKREGLITDSRLFLQQTPITQSLWKLRAEALDRQLNTEEWARVIYHICKHRGFWFASKADAEGSEGGKVKQGLERTRNLMREHGYRSAAEMMLAQFPNNQRNKRGDYGQSLSRELLADELHSLFEKQREFGNPHTNDDFKDAILNTKTGLLWQQKPALSGKEMLERIGFCTFERKKSGKNKDEYRAAKHTWSAERFVWLTRLNNLRININGESRPLSEVERKAVIDLPYEKAKLTHKQLKAHLIKLGPWPEAVRFTGLNYRDNSKDPEESKLIELTGWHTLRTTLEKAGLKTEWQGIATQPLLINAITSILSIYKTDEEIQRELTACNLTPAVINSLLAISFSDFIRLSLKALDGILPGMERGQRYDEACLAAGYHHSVLVENSASRFLPAFDEDAPNNPVVKRALNQTRKVVNAIIRQYGAPQRVHIEMARDLSRPLDERYKIEKAQSEFAERNEKDRERFSEAFGRRPTGREFEKWQLYQEQDGKCAYSLSPLDLNRLIDDANYAEVDHALPYSRSFDDSKNNKVLALTRENRDKANRTPFEYLDGASDSERWQRYAAAVNSNKKYRQAKRDRLLRQQFGKDEASGFIERNLNDTRYICKYFKNFVEQHLKLASDAKRCIVVSGQLTSFLRARWGLAKLREGSDRHHAVDAAVVAACSAGMVKRLSDYARRKETLNAKDGLIDLETGEVANLAMWRQLEQHFPRPWEHFEMELSLRAGLDRSTGKVNNTLSLELTREALAALGYDETMLSSIRPLFVSRAPQRRNSGAAHKDTIYAQRPMPAQPNRVTQKIALSALKLSDLDLDPERCGLIEPHRNVALYTALRERLEAFGGKADKAFATPFYKPTRDGSQGPIVRTVTKVIDNLSGIALRGGIAKNDSMLRVDVFTKAGKFHLVPIYVQHRIIKNVKDLPNRAIVAAKEESDWTQIDDTFSFCFSLHPNDLVRIQLKGKPAIEGYYSGCDRATGGVNLWVHDRNQAIGKDGLIRGVGVKVALSVDKFNVNVLGQVYLNQAGSRRGLA from the coding sequence ATGCAGCAAGCAGTTTCATACGATTTAGGTCTAGATATTGGGATTGCATCAGTAGGTTGGTGTGTTTTAGGCGAGCGTCACATTATTGACCTTGGCGTGCGTGCATTTGATAAAGCAGAAACCCCAGATGGCGAATCGCTCAACACCGCCCGGCGCACCGCTCGCCTCTTACGTCGTAGATTGCGTCGTCGAGCATGGCGATTACTCAAGTTGTCTCGATTGCTAAAGCGTGAAGGCTTGATTACCGATAGTCGACTTTTTCTACAACAAACTCCAATTACACAGTCGTTATGGAAGCTACGAGCTGAAGCACTAGACCGTCAGCTCAACACAGAAGAATGGGCGCGAGTTATTTATCACATTTGCAAACATCGGGGCTTTTGGTTTGCTAGCAAAGCAGATGCAGAAGGTTCAGAGGGCGGAAAGGTAAAACAAGGGCTAGAACGCACACGTAATTTGATGAGGGAGCATGGGTATCGCAGCGCGGCAGAAATGATGCTGGCACAATTCCCCAATAATCAACGGAACAAACGCGGCGACTATGGACAGTCACTAAGTAGAGAACTACTAGCTGATGAATTGCACTCTTTATTCGAAAAGCAGCGTGAATTTGGTAACCCGCACACTAACGATGACTTTAAAGATGCAATATTGAATACAAAAACAGGTTTGTTGTGGCAACAAAAGCCAGCACTCTCGGGTAAAGAAATGCTCGAACGTATTGGGTTCTGCACTTTTGAAAGAAAGAAAAGTGGAAAGAATAAAGATGAGTACCGCGCAGCAAAACATACATGGTCTGCGGAGCGGTTTGTTTGGCTTACACGCTTAAATAATCTTCGCATTAACATCAATGGTGAAAGCCGTCCACTGAGCGAAGTTGAACGTAAAGCCGTAATAGACCTACCCTACGAAAAAGCAAAACTCACTCATAAGCAACTAAAAGCTCATCTAATTAAACTCGGTCCCTGGCCAGAGGCCGTACGTTTTACTGGGCTCAACTACCGAGATAACAGCAAAGACCCTGAAGAATCTAAACTGATTGAATTAACCGGTTGGCACACACTTCGCACAACCTTAGAGAAGGCGGGGTTAAAAACTGAATGGCAAGGCATTGCCACTCAGCCCTTACTTATTAATGCGATTACATCAATACTCAGCATCTACAAAACAGATGAAGAAATTCAGCGTGAATTAACCGCCTGCAATTTAACGCCTGCCGTTATCAATTCACTACTTGCCATCAGTTTTAGTGATTTTATTCGCCTGTCGTTAAAAGCGCTTGATGGCATTTTGCCGGGAATGGAACGTGGCCAACGATATGACGAAGCCTGCTTAGCTGCTGGGTATCACCATAGCGTATTAGTAGAAAATTCGGCTAGCCGCTTTTTGCCAGCATTTGACGAAGACGCTCCGAACAACCCCGTTGTGAAACGAGCGTTAAATCAAACTCGAAAAGTCGTAAATGCCATTATTCGTCAATATGGAGCGCCTCAGAGAGTTCATATCGAAATGGCACGTGACTTATCACGACCATTAGATGAGCGATATAAAATCGAAAAGGCGCAGAGCGAATTTGCAGAACGAAATGAGAAAGACCGTGAACGCTTTAGTGAAGCTTTTGGTCGACGCCCTACCGGGCGTGAATTTGAAAAATGGCAACTGTATCAAGAACAAGACGGTAAATGTGCTTATAGTCTTTCTCCACTCGACCTGAATCGCTTAATTGATGATGCCAATTACGCCGAAGTTGACCATGCGTTACCGTATTCTCGCAGCTTTGATGATAGTAAAAATAATAAAGTACTCGCCTTAACGCGTGAAAATAGAGACAAAGCGAATCGTACGCCATTCGAATATCTAGATGGTGCAAGTGATAGTGAGCGCTGGCAGCGTTATGCAGCTGCTGTGAATAGCAATAAAAAATATCGCCAAGCAAAACGTGACCGATTATTGCGACAACAATTTGGCAAAGATGAAGCTAGCGGCTTCATCGAGCGCAACTTAAATGACACTCGCTACATTTGCAAATATTTCAAAAACTTTGTGGAACAACACTTAAAGCTTGCTAGTGATGCCAAGCGTTGTATCGTGGTCAGCGGCCAGCTAACCAGCTTCCTGCGGGCTCGTTGGGGTTTAGCCAAATTACGCGAAGGCAGTGACCGCCATCATGCGGTCGATGCTGCGGTGGTTGCTGCTTGCAGTGCTGGTATGGTGAAACGGTTATCTGATTATGCTCGTCGCAAAGAAACGCTAAATGCCAAAGATGGACTGATTGACTTAGAAACTGGAGAGGTAGCCAATTTAGCAATGTGGCGACAACTTGAGCAGCACTTTCCACGTCCTTGGGAACATTTTGAAATGGAGCTAAGCCTTCGAGCAGGTTTAGACCGCAGTACGGGTAAAGTGAATAACACTCTCAGTTTGGAATTAACTCGAGAGGCCCTAGCCGCATTAGGCTACGACGAGACGATGCTTAGCTCGATACGTCCCTTGTTTGTTTCTCGCGCACCGCAACGACGCAATAGTGGCGCTGCACATAAAGATACGATATATGCGCAGCGCCCCATGCCAGCACAACCAAATCGTGTGACACAAAAAATTGCTCTGAGTGCATTAAAACTGAGCGATTTAGACCTAGACCCTGAGCGTTGTGGACTCATTGAGCCTCATCGAAATGTCGCGCTTTATACCGCTCTACGCGAACGACTCGAAGCTTTTGGTGGGAAAGCCGACAAAGCGTTTGCAACTCCGTTTTACAAACCAACACGCGATGGTAGCCAAGGCCCTATCGTTCGAACTGTGACCAAGGTGATTGATAACCTATCTGGTATCGCGCTGCGCGGTGGAATTGCGAAGAATGACAGCATGTTGCGAGTCGATGTATTTACTAAAGCGGGCAAATTTCATCTTGTCCCGATATATGTTCAACATCGAATTATCAAAAATGTAAAAGACTTACCTAATCGTGCAATTGTCGCTGCTAAGGAAGAAAGTGATTGGACCCAGATTGATGATACGTTTTCATTTTGTTTTTCATTACATCCAAACGACTTGGTACGAATTCAACTTAAAGGCAAACCAGCTATTGAAGGTTATTATTCGGGCTGTGACCGTGCAACTGGCGGTGTTAATTTATGGGTGCACGATAGAAACCAAGCAATAGGTAAAGATGGGCTGATTCGGGGTGTTGGCGTAAAAGTTGCACTTTCAGTTGATAAATTTAACGTAAACGTTCTTGGTCAAGTATATCTAAATCAAGCTGGGTCTCGCCGTGGCTTGGCGTAG
- a CDS encoding recombinase family protein produces MFVRAYLRASTKEQDASRARQQLDAFAAEHNLRIASYYIENESGTKLDRPELMRLLNDASHGDVLLVEQVDRLSRMKNSDWLTLRQMIGDKGVRIVALDLPTSHSMLKDGDGFTALMLAAINNMLLDMLAAIARKDYDDRRRRQAEGVAKAKAQGLYAGRPKDAELHRKIACLLAEGKSWSAIQDLLGCGRGTIKRVKDKIQEGQ; encoded by the coding sequence ATGTTTGTTCGAGCCTACCTGCGTGCCAGTACCAAAGAGCAAGATGCCAGTCGTGCGCGCCAGCAACTTGATGCGTTTGCCGCTGAACATAATTTACGTATTGCCAGTTATTACATAGAGAATGAAAGCGGCACCAAACTCGACCGCCCCGAGTTAATGCGACTCTTGAATGATGCAAGTCACGGCGATGTATTACTTGTTGAGCAGGTCGACCGCCTCAGTCGGATGAAAAACTCAGACTGGCTCACGCTGCGGCAGATGATTGGCGACAAAGGTGTGCGAATTGTGGCGCTGGATTTGCCGACCAGTCACAGCATGCTGAAAGATGGCGATGGCTTCACCGCGCTGATGCTGGCAGCGATTAACAATATGCTGCTCGACATGCTCGCCGCGATTGCACGCAAAGATTACGACGACCGACGCCGCCGTCAAGCCGAGGGAGTTGCCAAAGCTAAAGCACAAGGTCTATACGCAGGTCGTCCAAAAGATGCTGAGCTGCACCGCAAAATTGCTTGCCTGCTGGCAGAGGGGAAATCGTGGAGTGCGATTCAAGATTTACTGGGGTGTGGGCGCGGAACGATTAAGCGGGTGAAGGATAAAATTCAAGAAGGTCAATAA
- a CDS encoding CrcB family protein, whose protein sequence is MANWIILIFVGGAFGAMCREFIMLLIPPVTGGFPLDIFIANMLASFLLGLSTSFHRRVMIHHHVHTMVGTGIMGGMSTFSSYIYGSLTMLKTPGEWLMACAYLLLSVVLGFAMVMLGLYLAQKTQANSAI, encoded by the coding sequence GTGGCTAATTGGATTATTCTCATTTTTGTCGGCGGCGCTTTTGGCGCGATGTGCCGAGAATTTATCATGCTGTTGATTCCTCCGGTAACTGGCGGTTTTCCATTGGATATTTTTATTGCCAATATGCTGGCCAGTTTTTTGCTGGGCCTTTCTACTAGTTTTCATCGCCGCGTTATGATTCACCATCACGTGCATACCATGGTCGGCACCGGCATTATGGGTGGAATGTCGACGTTTTCTAGTTATATCTATGGCTCATTAACCATGCTTAAAACGCCGGGTGAATGGCTAATGGCCTGCGCGTATTTATTGTTAAGCGTGGTGTTAGGGTTTGCTATGGTGATGCTGGGTTTGTATTTGGCGCAAAAAACGCAAGCAAACAGCGCAATCTAA
- a CDS encoding LexA family protein, translating to MSLHLHPPIPAALEAKSLYLPVMGVSVSAGFPSPAEDWAEERVDLNQRYVQHPEATFYFTVAGDSMVSSLAERSIPDGATLIVDRALSAKHDDIVVAVIDGDFTVKRLYCRGARLALIAENPVYPPIVLGEEQELSIWGVVTAWIARPR from the coding sequence ATGTCATTGCATTTGCACCCGCCAATCCCCGCTGCACTTGAAGCAAAGTCACTCTATTTGCCCGTTATGGGTGTTTCAGTTTCGGCGGGATTTCCGTCGCCAGCCGAAGATTGGGCCGAAGAGCGCGTCGATTTGAATCAGCGTTATGTGCAGCATCCCGAGGCAACCTTTTACTTTACGGTTGCAGGTGACAGCATGGTCAGCAGTCTGGCCGAGCGCTCCATCCCTGATGGTGCAACGCTGATTGTTGACCGTGCCTTGAGCGCCAAGCACGACGATATTGTTGTGGCAGTGATTGATGGCGATTTTACCGTGAAGCGCTTGTACTGCCGTGGCGCACGCTTGGCGTTGATTGCTGAAAATCCAGTCTATCCGCCGATTGTATTGGGCGAAGAGCAAGAGCTATCAATTTGGGGCGTAGTGACGGCGTGGATAGCGAGGCCGCGATGA
- a CDS encoding helix-turn-helix transcriptional regulator: MKKNYSIYETASLLGISIRGVHRFATNDPTFPRRLKLGRKTLFNINDLSEWLESKRAN, encoded by the coding sequence ATGAAAAAAAATTACTCTATTTATGAAACAGCTAGCTTACTAGGAATTAGCATTCGTGGGGTACACCGCTTCGCAACTAATGACCCTACATTTCCACGACGCCTAAAGTTAGGACGAAAAACGCTATTTAATATAAATGATTTAAGCGAATGGCTTGAATCAAAACGAGCTAACTAA
- a CDS encoding Y-family DNA polymerase, which translates to MGRSDGVDSEAAMIALVDVNNFYVSCQRVFEPKLMGKPVVVLSNNDGCVVARSSEAKALGIKMAAPWHQLRDFAQQEGIIARSSNYALYADMSHRVMTILSRFSPNQEIYSIDECFLSFDGLLQDHTELAQDIRRTVLQWTGLPVCVGIAPTKTLAKLANHIAKKQAPFNGVCAWQQLNPNQQDAQMQALPVGDVWGIGRRISERMAQEGIHTIADLRASNADQIRQRHSIVVQRTVHELRGIPSIELEESTPDKQQILCSRSFGQEIYTEQELGEAISTYIARAAEKLRQQGSLAGSLAVFIRTNPFRPKDPQYSQHILVPLTQASDDTLLLTRAALWVLKRIYRTGFAYAKAGVMLCDLQPRTAVQGHLFLQTADPIKRAALNKVMDDINRQWGRGSIRVASAGFNHGWKMRQNTLSPYWTTRWADLPIVR; encoded by the coding sequence TTGGGGCGTAGTGACGGCGTGGATAGCGAGGCCGCGATGATTGCCTTGGTTGATGTGAATAATTTCTATGTATCGTGCCAGCGGGTATTTGAGCCCAAGCTGATGGGTAAGCCTGTGGTGGTGCTCTCGAATAATGATGGCTGTGTGGTGGCGCGCAGCAGCGAAGCCAAAGCACTGGGCATCAAAATGGCAGCACCGTGGCATCAACTGCGTGACTTTGCGCAGCAAGAAGGCATCATCGCCCGTAGCAGCAATTACGCGCTGTATGCCGATATGAGCCATCGGGTAATGACCATACTCAGCCGCTTTAGCCCGAACCAAGAGATTTATAGCATCGACGAATGCTTTTTGAGTTTTGACGGCTTGCTGCAAGACCATACCGAGCTGGCGCAAGACATTCGCCGCACCGTATTGCAATGGACGGGCTTACCCGTGTGCGTTGGCATTGCGCCAACCAAAACGCTCGCCAAACTTGCTAATCACATCGCCAAGAAACAAGCGCCATTCAATGGTGTGTGTGCATGGCAGCAACTCAACCCCAACCAACAAGACGCGCAAATGCAGGCTTTGCCAGTGGGTGATGTATGGGGTATTGGCCGCCGAATATCAGAGCGCATGGCGCAAGAAGGGATACATACCATCGCAGATTTAAGGGCCAGCAATGCTGACCAGATACGGCAACGCCACAGCATTGTCGTGCAACGCACCGTACACGAACTACGCGGCATACCGAGTATTGAACTGGAAGAATCGACGCCCGACAAACAGCAAATACTGTGTTCACGTAGCTTTGGCCAAGAGATTTATACCGAGCAAGAATTAGGTGAAGCCATCAGCACCTACATCGCTCGTGCCGCTGAAAAACTACGTCAACAAGGCTCACTCGCAGGCAGTTTGGCGGTGTTTATACGCACCAACCCGTTTCGCCCCAAAGACCCACAATACAGTCAGCACATCCTCGTCCCGCTCACGCAAGCCAGTGACGATACGCTACTACTGACCCGCGCCGCGCTATGGGTGCTCAAACGTATTTATCGAACGGGCTTTGCCTATGCCAAAGCAGGCGTAATGCTGTGTGACCTGCAGCCAAGAACGGCAGTCCAAGGCCATCTATTTCTGCAAACCGCCGACCCAATCAAACGTGCGGCACTCAATAAAGTGATGGACGACATCAATCGCCAATGGGGAAGAGGCTCAATCCGCGTTGCCAGTGCGGGATTTAATCACGGCTGGAAAATGCGGCAGAACACCTTATCGCCGTATTGGACTACACGGTGGGCGGATTTGCCGATTGTTAGATAG
- a CDS encoding SOS response-associated peptidase, producing MCVNYIPIPKRLVLSQFAAIEPKADWPDEVWQDYAAPMIVHGRQGRQAVVANYGFLPKAKLPQGARYSTMNARAETIGQLKSYQAAWQRSQLCLVPMLGFFEPCYESGKAVRHQISLLNDAPFAVAGLWRAWEEENGRRSYSFTQITINADEHPLMKRMHKPNDEKRNLVIIPEADYDAWLDCKNPELAKAFLKNYPAELMRTHALPQIRSHSIRSSQQSLF from the coding sequence ATGTGCGTAAATTACATTCCAATTCCTAAACGGTTAGTGCTTAGCCAATTTGCCGCGATTGAACCCAAGGCCGACTGGCCCGATGAAGTGTGGCAAGACTACGCTGCGCCGATGATTGTGCATGGTCGCCAAGGCCGACAAGCTGTGGTCGCGAACTACGGTTTTTTGCCCAAAGCCAAACTACCGCAAGGTGCGCGCTACAGCACTATGAACGCCCGCGCCGAAACCATAGGCCAACTCAAAAGCTATCAAGCAGCATGGCAACGCAGCCAGCTTTGTCTGGTGCCAATGCTGGGCTTTTTTGAGCCGTGCTATGAATCAGGCAAAGCGGTAAGACATCAAATCAGCTTGCTCAATGATGCACCGTTTGCGGTGGCGGGATTGTGGCGCGCATGGGAAGAAGAGAATGGCCGACGCAGCTATTCGTTCACGCAAATCACTATCAACGCTGACGAACACCCGCTCATGAAGCGAATGCACAAGCCAAACGATGAAAAGCGAAACCTAGTCATCATCCCCGAAGCCGACTATGACGCGTGGTTGGATTGCAAAAACCCTGAGCTGGCGAAAGCGTTTTTGAAGAATTACCCAGCTGAGTTGATGCGCACGCATGCCTTACCGCAAATTCGGTCACACTCCATACGCTCATCACAGCAATCTTTGTTTTGA
- a CDS encoding PDDEXK-like family protein, producing MQNLIELIKGVQGLPATVMQEPNFFSIGGTGYFENPTSDLLAIFMGGQGGTPTWLAKALVYCLVDQGHFSQDAFDLCEWNELFVEREVSINDELTDTYKRLDLLVTGAAFVLGIEHKVYASAAANPFDVYDQLLQSRSEGKTIIKCVLRPSKYAADIRGDWPVVSYDELIVKAKLFYGSDIAFTPISKWQFFYTEFLQHLYGLAHPENENPMDKQSFDFVIQHFITLRKGRNLLDDFEKQLLHQGSATVSKVLQELGVETNIVTRSHTWGEAKALRFRPECWGGESDVVLAFYGNEDDAEQPINFYIRAYIKKGSEKVDFDTISKELSHRTAKKLDLWEDDKNVESNHCWQERDGKYLCFGAYAKDRTLEGTLQALASLTKWLQLNAYSTVELA from the coding sequence ATGCAAAACCTAATAGAACTAATTAAAGGGGTTCAGGGATTACCTGCCACTGTAATGCAAGAGCCAAATTTCTTTTCAATTGGCGGAACTGGATATTTTGAAAATCCAACTTCGGATTTATTAGCTATTTTCATGGGTGGGCAGGGCGGGACGCCAACTTGGCTAGCTAAAGCTTTAGTTTATTGTCTCGTAGACCAAGGTCATTTTTCACAAGACGCTTTTGACTTGTGTGAGTGGAATGAGCTTTTTGTGGAGCGGGAAGTTTCAATTAATGACGAACTGACTGATACCTATAAACGGTTAGATTTACTTGTGACAGGTGCCGCATTTGTTCTTGGTATTGAACACAAGGTCTACGCCAGTGCCGCCGCAAATCCTTTTGATGTCTACGACCAGCTTTTGCAGAGTAGGTCAGAGGGAAAGACGATTATTAAGTGTGTGTTACGCCCAAGTAAATATGCTGCAGATATACGTGGTGACTGGCCTGTGGTGAGTTACGACGAATTAATTGTAAAAGCAAAACTGTTTTATGGTTCGGATATTGCCTTTACTCCAATTAGCAAATGGCAGTTTTTTTATACAGAATTTTTGCAGCATCTGTATGGATTAGCACACCCAGAAAATGAGAACCCTATGGATAAGCAGTCTTTCGACTTTGTAATTCAACATTTTATTACGCTGCGTAAAGGTCGTAATCTGCTGGATGACTTTGAAAAACAACTGCTTCATCAGGGTAGTGCTACTGTAAGTAAAGTATTGCAAGAGCTTGGTGTAGAAACAAATATTGTTACCCGCTCCCATACTTGGGGAGAAGCCAAAGCACTGCGTTTTCGACCAGAGTGCTGGGGCGGAGAGTCTGATGTCGTTCTTGCTTTTTACGGCAATGAAGATGATGCAGAACAACCCATTAATTTTTATATTCGTGCGTATATCAAAAAAGGGTCTGAGAAAGTAGATTTCGATACTATTAGTAAAGAACTGTCGCATAGGACGGCAAAAAAATTGGATCTGTGGGAAGATGACAAAAACGTGGAGTCAAATCATTGCTGGCAAGAACGTGATGGAAAATATTTATGCTTTGGAGCTTATGCTAAAGACCGTACTTTAGAGGGCACCCTACAAGCATTGGCATCTCTGACTAAATGGCTACAGCTCAATGCATATAGCACCGTTGAGCTTGCTTAA